GGAGAATCAACCCCCTGAAACTGAAAGGTTTGAGTTCAAGGCTACTTCATGGGAGAATATTTTCACTATACATGAAACAAGCGGTACAAGCGGACGTCCAAAATCCTTCTTTTTAACATGGGATGACTGGCAACGTTATGCAGAAAAGTATGCAAGGGCATTTGTATCCCAAGGTTTTGATGCAAAGGATAGGGTTGTTATATGCGCATCTTATGGGATGAATATTGGTGCCAACACAATGACCCTTGCAGCGCATAAGATTGGCATGACAATCATCCCAGAGGGTAAATGCACATTTCCCGTGCGCATAATAGAAAATTATAAGCCGACGAGTATAGTTGCAAGTATATTCAAGCTTTTAAGGCTTGCTAGGAGGATGGAAGATCAGGGCCTAGACCCTAGCGAATCCAGTATAGAGCGTTTAGTTGTGGGTGGTGAAAGCTTCGCTCCGGAAGCAAGGGAATACCTAGAAGAGATCTGGGATGTGGATATTTTCAACACTTATGGCAGTACTGAGGGGACAATGTGCGGCGAATGCGCAGAAAAGGATGGTCTGCATGTCCCAGAGGATCTTGTACACCTTGACGTGTATGATCCACGCCTTAAAAGTTTTGTCGAGGACGGTGAATGTGGTAGGATAGTCTTAACAACGCTCTTGCCGGTAGGAACGAAGACGGGAATTCTACTTTTAAATTATGACACCGAGGATACCACAGTGGTGATATCAAGGGGTAAATGCAAATGTGGGAGAACACATATGCGCATAATGAGTCCTGAGAGGGAAGCTGAGACGGTATGGGTGGCTGGGCACCCATTCAATAAGGTTGATGTTGAAGCGGCAGTATTCCAAAGAGAAAACATGGAATATCTCACAGGGGAATATGAGGCATTCCTATATGGTGACGAGGACGAAGGACCTGTTACCATGAAAGTATCAGTTGAATGCAAAGAAATAGAAGAATGTGATAGGGAATTTATAAAAGAAAACTTTCTCAGAAAATTTTTCAAAGAAAAAAAAGAACTTTACCACACTTATCTAGATGGCACATTTGAGATACTATTTGATTTTAAGAGTCCTGGAGAATTAGAATTTTACAAGATAAGAGGAAGACCAAAGAGGATAGTTGACAGAAGATAAATATTTTCGTGGAAAATCTTAAAATGGGAGTAGAATAAAACAAGTAGATTCTATCTCCCATTCAAGATTATAGGACTAGGCCATCTATTATTGAAACAATCTGTGTGGCATGTTGTAATGTTTTGGCGTACGGATCATATGCGTATGTTTCATATATTATGGATGGTATGCCTGCCTTTATTAAAGGTATGGTAACATATGTAGCGCTAGTTGATGTTGGTGGAGTGTAAATTGTTAACCAACTTGTTTTATCTTTTATCATGTTAGCTATTCTATTAGCTTCTGTGGAAGTATAGGGAACGAATAAGAAATTGTTCACGAAATAATTGCCCTTATTTGAGTGAACATCAATTACTAGTTTTGGTAACATCTTTTTCGCATCGGGGACTACATACTGGTTAGCTAATAATTGGCCATTGAGCCTGCCCTTCTCGTAATCAGACGCATCCTTTGTAACATTTACCCTGTAAATGTAGTAACATTTGTTAAGAGACCTATTTAAAGTTCTTATAGCCTCGATAATAGCATTGTGGGATTGTGACTCCAGAGGATGCACACCCACTATAAAAACCACCTTATCAGGAGAAGTGGAGTTTCCATAAGGGCCTTCGCGCACAACTACACCATAAGCTGTCCTGCCAATAACTACACTATTCGTAGCATTTGTTGTATTTACTAGATTTTTTGTGATTCCAATGACTGTTATAGAATTTGGCAATCTTCCATTGTTATTGTAGAAGTTTATTATCCTGCTGTAGGCGTAGATTAAGCTTTGGTAGTTTACTTTGCCAATGCTCGTTGTGGCATAGTTTGGTGATCTTTTGTTGGTTTCCATGTATTTTTTGATGTTTTGGGCTGTTTGTAGGTATGCTGTTTTTGTGAGTGTTCCTGTTGCTGTAATGGTTGGTGGGTTTGTTGGCGGTTTGTAGTTGTTGGTTGTTATTGTCTTTTTTTGGTTGGTATTTAGGTTTATTGTTGTTCTCGCCGCCGCATAAAGGTAATCGTCCATGGAAATGCTCTTATTATCTATGACAATTCCATTAGGTATTTTGCCATTAGAAGAACCATACTTTTCGATTACCTTAGAGGCTACAGAAATCTCACTATAGGAAAGATCAGTGCCATGAACACCGTTCATTAAAATGAAAAACATGATTGCAAGTAATAAAAATCTTTTCATTCTTTTACACCCCTTCCTTGGGATTACATCATGACTATCTGAAAATGTTCTATATAAAATTTTCCATTTAAATATTCATAAATCCTATTCTAGCCACATGAAAGACATCACTAATCCATACCCCTTTGTCAGGTTAATAGATATAACAAAGATTATCAAGTTTTGAGAAATATGAAAATAAACTTTACTTTCCGCAATCATTACTGGACTCCACTGGAGACCTTT
The Methanothermobacter tenebrarum DNA segment above includes these coding regions:
- the ftsA gene encoding coenzyme F390 synthetase, with protein sequence MVSYFNPEIETMDRDDIDAIVEERIRYTIKYAYENVPFYTKWFQKHKIKPSDIRSHEDLRELPIIDGGTVRENQPPETERFEFKATSWENIFTIHETSGTSGRPKSFFLTWDDWQRYAEKYARAFVSQGFDAKDRVVICASYGMNIGANTMTLAAHKIGMTIIPEGKCTFPVRIIENYKPTSIVASIFKLLRLARRMEDQGLDPSESSIERLVVGGESFAPEAREYLEEIWDVDIFNTYGSTEGTMCGECAEKDGLHVPEDLVHLDVYDPRLKSFVEDGECGRIVLTTLLPVGTKTGILLLNYDTEDTTVVISRGKCKCGRTHMRIMSPEREAETVWVAGHPFNKVDVEAAVFQRENMEYLTGEYEAFLYGDEDEGPVTMKVSVECKEIEECDREFIKENFLRKFFKEKKELYHTYLDGTFEILFDFKSPGELEFYKIRGRPKRIVDRR
- a CDS encoding pseudomurein-binding repeat-containing protein, with amino-acid sequence MKRFLLLAIMFFILMNGVHGTDLSYSEISVASKVIEKYGSSNGKIPNGIVIDNKSISMDDYLYAAARTTINLNTNQKKTITTNNYKPPTNPPTITATGTLTKTAYLQTAQNIKKYMETNKRSPNYATTSIGKVNYQSLIYAYSRIINFYNNNGRLPNSITVIGITKNLVNTTNATNSVVIGRTAYGVVVREGPYGNSTSPDKVVFIVGVHPLESQSHNAIIEAIRTLNRSLNKCYYIYRVNVTKDASDYEKGRLNGQLLANQYVVPDAKKMLPKLVIDVHSNKGNYFVNNFLFVPYTSTEANRIANMIKDKTSWLTIYTPPTSTSATYVTIPLIKAGIPSIIYETYAYDPYAKTLQHATQIVSIIDGLVL